CGATTTTTTTGTTGGTTCGTTTACATCCCCCGTTGATTTCAGTGGGTATTTTTTTTTGTTGAGAAATTCAACGGGGGTCTTTCACTCACATTTCAAGATAAAGATTTTTGATTTATTCAGCAAACCCTATATTAGGTTCTACTTGTTTAAAATTTTTCCAAACTAACATTAGCGAAAAAAGTGATGGTGGGCAATGCCCACCTTACCAAAAGGTTAAACAGAGAGTAGTTTTTTGTGGTTGAAAGTGGAATTAACCTGTTGTCTTGCCCATTGATCAGCGCCCGTAATATCATCTAAAGTGGGGGTAGCTTTATTTTGAGAAGAAAATTTGGAACAAGTTTCTTCGATAAGGCGAGGAATATCGAGAAATGAGATTTTTTCAGCGAGGAAAAGGGCAACTGCTTCTTCATTGGCGGCGTTTAACACTGCGGGTAAACAACCTCCTTCCCTTCCGGCATGATAAGCTAATCCCATACAAGGATATTTTAAATGATCTGGCTCACGAAAAGTCAAACTACCGACTTTGACTAAATCTAAAGATTCCCAGTTAGTGGCGAGGCGCGCTGGATAGGATAAGGCATAGAGTAGGGGTAAGCGCATATCTGCCCAGCCTAGTTGTGCTAATACTGAAGTATCTTGTAATTCAATTAAGGAATGAATAATACTTTGGGGGTGAATTACGATGTCGATATGGTCGTATTCTAAACCGAAAAGATAGTGTGCTTCGATAACTTCTAGCCCTTTGTTCATTAGGGTAGCAGAATCAATGGTAATTTTTTGCCCCATGGTCCAGTTAGGGTGCTTGAGGGCATCTTTAACGGTAACAGATGAGAGCTTTTCTACGGGTAAATCTCGAAATGACCCACCGGAAGCGGTTAAAATAATTTTGCGTAAACCTTTTTCTGGCACTCCTTGTAAGCATTGAAAAATGGCTGAGTGTTCAGAATCGGCGGGTAATAATTTAACGCCATATTCTTTGATTAATGGTAACACCACAGGGGCGCCGGCGATAAGGGTTTCTTTATTGGCGAGAGCGATGTCTTTTCCTGCTTTGATGGCGGAGATGGTGGGTAATAAACCAGCGCACCCCACAATACCAGTTACGACTGTTTGGGCTTCTCCATACTTGGCTACTTCACAAATGCCCTCACTTTCTGCCAAAATAGTTGGTCTATAGTCAATATCCTTTAAAAGTTCTTGTAGTAGGGGGATATTTTGATGGTCACGAATGGCAACTATTTCTGGTTGAAATTCTTTAATTTGTTGTGCTAGTAAATTGATATTATTCCCAGCGGCTAAACCGATAACTCGAAATTCTTGGGGATTTTCTCTGACAATATCTAGGGTTTGAGTACCGATAGAACCAGTAGAACCTAGTATGGATATTAATTTCATGGTAATAGATTTTTTAATAAATTTTTGGTTCGGCGCACGGGGTGAGGGGCGCTGGATTTTTAGGTTTATTTAATATTGATCATTAGAATACCTTAGATTGTCCTCCTCATGTTGGTATTTTTAACGGAGGGCTAAAGGACAATTGATAATGGAAAGAATGCAAACGTAATTGTTATCTTAATTCTAAATTTATCTTCTTTTCCCCTTTTTCATAATTTAAGTTTTTAATTCAACTTTGAAAATCCCTTGTTTTTAGATAAACTCGGATATTTATGGGTAGGCAAGGGACAAATTTAAAAAGTGCAAAAACCGATCCAAAAATATTGCAATCTCCCCTAAATATAACAAAAATAATTAATCTACAATATAAGAAAGTTAGTAGGAAAACGGAGTTAAAATGATTACCATTCGCCCTTCCAGCGCCCGTGGCCATGTCAAAATAGATTGGTTAGATACCAGACACACTTTTTCTTTTGGTAGTTATTATGACCCTCAGCACACAGGATTTGGCAATCTTTTAGTCATTAATGAAGATGTTATCTCCCCCGGTAAAGGGTTTGGCACCCATGGGCATCAAGATATGGAAATCGTTACTTACGTTGTTGACGGAGAATTAGAACATCGAGACAGTATCGGCAATGGTGAAACTATTACCAGAGGTGAAGTACAGAGAATGAGTGCTGGAACTGGCATTCGGCATAGTGAATTTAACCATTCTCAGCAAAATCCTGTACATTTACTGCAAATTTGGATCATACCTGATACTAAAAATTTAGAACCTAGTTACGAACAAAAAATATTTCCCCCTACAGAAAAACAAGATCAATTATGTTTATTAGCTTCCCCTGATGGGCGAGATAATTCTCTTAAAATTCATCAAAATGTTGACTTATGGTCATCAATTCTGACGGAAGAAAAAACCCTTGATTATTCCCTTTCCTTTAATGATTACGCTTGGTTACAAGTGGTGAAAGGAAAATTAACTGTTAATGGTACGGTGACGGGCGCTGGAGATGGTGTCGCCATCAACAATGAAGAATCTTTAAATCTTACTGCTCAAGAAGATAATACCGAATTTTTATTGTTTCATTTCCAATCGAAATAATTTATATTAAGTCCGTTTGATCATTTACGAATTATACGGTGGGTAAAGTGCGAAGATATAATCTTTTGTAACGGATTACCCAAAAATGATGTTACGCAAAAATAGGTCTTTTTAAGACCTAAAAAGGACAACAAGGGGTTTAAACCCCTTGCCTTTTGAAATTTTGACCACCCCTAAGTTACTATAATAAACCAACAAAGTGTAAAGGTCCTTGACCGCTCATTAACTCGATCAATAAAGCCATAAAACCTAACATAGCCAAGCGCCCATTCCACACTTCTGCCGCCGTAGTCAAACCCCATTCCCATCGTTCTTGAGGATACATTTTCATATTTTTCTTAGGGTGAGTTACTTGGTCAAATCTGAGAGGTTCTTGTTGCAATGCTTCTACCGTAAGATTATATAAAGCATTGATAAATTCGGGATGGGTGTTGGGCGCTGGAACACGTTTAAAATTAGTGATTCCAGCTTCCTCTGCCACTTCTCGATATTCTAAATCAATTTCTTGCAGGGTTTCGATATGTTCAGACACAAAACTAATGGGTACTACTAATAAATCCTTAATTTGTTTGTGTCCCAATTCTATTAAAGCATCTTCCGTATAGGGTTTGAGCCACTCCACTGGTCCTACTTTACTTTGATAAGCCAGAGTATGAGGATTATTAGTGTTGAGATGAGCCATAATCAAATCAGTACACTTTTCGATTTCTTCCTGATAAGGGTCTCCGGCTTCCGTTACATAGCTTTTGGGTACGCCATGGGCGCTGAAGAAAATATGCACTTTTTCGGGAGTTGTAAACTGCTCTAGCTCTTGTTTAATTAGATCAGCCATGGAAGTTAAATAATTTTCTTGATCGTACCAAGAGGGAATCAATGTATATTCAATCTGTTGAAGTTGTGGGTCTTGTTTCCACATTTCTTCTAAAACTCGAAAACTTGAACCGCTTGTGCTGATGGAAAAATGAGGATAGAGAGGTAAAACCACCAATTTTTGAATATTATCAGCTTTAATTTGTGCCATGGCTTCTTCGGTAAAAGGATGCCAAT
This sequence is a window from Cyanobacterium sp. T60_A2020_053. Protein-coding genes within it:
- a CDS encoding 1-deoxy-D-xylulose-5-phosphate reductoisomerase produces the protein MKLISILGSTGSIGTQTLDIVRENPQEFRVIGLAAGNNINLLAQQIKEFQPEIVAIRDHQNIPLLQELLKDIDYRPTILAESEGICEVAKYGEAQTVVTGIVGCAGLLPTISAIKAGKDIALANKETLIAGAPVVLPLIKEYGVKLLPADSEHSAIFQCLQGVPEKGLRKIILTASGGSFRDLPVEKLSSVTVKDALKHPNWTMGQKITIDSATLMNKGLEVIEAHYLFGLEYDHIDIVIHPQSIIHSLIELQDTSVLAQLGWADMRLPLLYALSYPARLATNWESLDLVKVGSLTFREPDHLKYPCMGLAYHAGREGGCLPAVLNAANEEAVALFLAEKISFLDIPRLIEETCSKFSSQNKATPTLDDITGADQWARQQVNSTFNHKKLLSV
- a CDS encoding pirin family protein; the protein is MITIRPSSARGHVKIDWLDTRHTFSFGSYYDPQHTGFGNLLVINEDVISPGKGFGTHGHQDMEIVTYVVDGELEHRDSIGNGETITRGEVQRMSAGTGIRHSEFNHSQQNPVHLLQIWIIPDTKNLEPSYEQKIFPPTEKQDQLCLLASPDGRDNSLKIHQNVDLWSSILTEEKTLDYSLSFNDYAWLQVVKGKLTVNGTVTGAGDGVAINNEESLNLTAQEDNTEFLLFHFQSK
- a CDS encoding ferrochelatase, which codes for MDRTGVLLLNLGGPEKIEDVRPFLYNLFSDPEIIRLPFPWLQKPLAWLISTLRSKKSQANYAEIGGGSPLLQITEAQAQALQIKLADQGEDIRVYVGMRYWHPFTEEAMAQIKADNIQKLVVLPLYPHFSISTSGSSFRVLEEMWKQDPQLQQIEYTLIPSWYDQENYLTSMADLIKQELEQFTTPEKVHIFFSAHGVPKSYVTEAGDPYQEEIEKCTDLIMAHLNTNNPHTLAYQSKVGPVEWLKPYTEDALIELGHKQIKDLLVVPISFVSEHIETLQEIDLEYREVAEEAGITNFKRVPAPNTHPEFINALYNLTVEALQQEPLRFDQVTHPKKNMKMYPQERWEWGLTTAAEVWNGRLAMLGFMALLIELMSGQGPLHFVGLL